Proteins from one Plodia interpunctella isolate USDA-ARS_2022_Savannah chromosome 7, ilPloInte3.2, whole genome shotgun sequence genomic window:
- the LOC128671100 gene encoding uncharacterized protein LOC128671100: MRPMLVAASLVALLAISHAEEAKKAEKEVAVTDNKEAASDDKKHEKRGIWDIGLGYGHGGSLGGGYGGFSGGGGYDLGHDTHVHKTITLVKNVPVPYPVEKHIPVPVEKHVPYPVKVPVPQPYPVVKHVPYPVKEVVKVPVHIPQPYPVEKKVPVPVHVPVDRPVPYKVYVPQPYPVEKHIPVPVKVPVPAPYPVEKKVPYPVKVPVHVPAPYPVVKEVHVPVKVPVDRPYPVHIPKPVPYPVEKPVPYPVEKPVPYPVKVPVDRPYPVHVEKPVPYPVKVPVPAPYPVEKHIPYPVEKHVPVPVKVPVDRPYPVHIEKHVPVHIEKPVPYPVKVPVPVVVGHGHDYEHGHYGSY; this comes from the exons ATGAGACCCATG CTCGTAGCCGCCAGTCTGGTGGCTCTTCTGGCCATCTCTCATGCTGAAGAGGCCAAGAAAGCAGAAAAGGAAGTGGCAGTGACCGACAACAAGGAGGCGGCGTCAGACGACAAGAAGCACGAGAAGAGAGGAATCTGGGACATCGGATTAGGGTACGGCCACGGAGGCAGCCTGGGCGGAGGATATGGCGGATTCAGCGGCGGCGGAGGATACGATCTCGGACACGACACTCATGTCCACAAAACTATCACCCTCGTCAAGAACGTCCCCGTCCCTTACCCTGTAGAGAAACATATCCCCGTCCCAGTTGAGAAGCACGTCCCCTACCCCGTTAAGGTACCAGTACCACAACCCTACCCTGTTGTAAAGCACGTTCCTTACCCAGTGAAGGAAGTTGTCAAAGTACCCGTGCACATCCCTCAGCCTTACCCTGTCGAAAAGAAGGTTCCAGTCCCGGTCCATGTCCCAGTCGACAGACCAGTGCCTTACAAGGTATACGTACCCCAACCCTACCCCGTTGAGAAGCACATCCCAGTGCCCGTCAAGGTCCCAGTGCCAGCTCCTTACCCAGTAGAAAAGAAGGTCCCCTACCCAGTCAAGGTGCCAGTCCATGTGCCAGCCCCCTACCCAGTAGTCAAGGAAGTACATGTCCCAGTCAAGGTCCCCGTCGACAGGCCCTACCCCGTGCATATTCCCAAGCCAGTGCCTTACCCAGTTGAAAAGCCCGTCCCATACCCAGTCGAAAAGCCTGTCCCGTATCCCGTCAAAGTCCCCGTCGACCGTCCATACCCAGTTCACGTAGAGAAACCCGTGCCTTACCCCGTAAAAGTACCAGTGCCTGCCCCGTACCCAGTTGAGAAGCACATCCCGTACCCAGTCGAGAAACATGTGCCAGTCCCAGTGAAAGTCCCAGTCGACAGGCCCTACCCGGTACATATCGAGAAGCACGTGCCAGTCCACATTGAGAAGCCCGTGCCTTACCCCGTGAAGGTGCCCGTCCCAGTCGTCGTCGGTCATGGTCATGACTACGAGCATGGTCATTATGGTAGCTACTAA